A region of Sphingomonas sp. DNA encodes the following proteins:
- a CDS encoding N-acetylmuramoyl-L-alanine amidase, with product MTWLLMVAAAILPFLGADESGTVQGVTIPLAPPSADAHGALPPVTRARGEDPPLVVIDPGHGGRDGGASSPYSSMPEKDVTLALARAIRNALARTARVRVALTRDDDTYLVLEERYEIARRLGADLFISIHADAAPSNDQAHGATIYTLSEVASDREAALLARRENAAGLLPAQMNPDPNVNLILIDLAQRESMDRSAEFARLLYREAGTTFPFRPNWHRFAAFVVLKAPDIPSILFESGYLTNERDAAYLQSEQGRGQIADGMRRAIEAHFARRFLGAAG from the coding sequence ATGACATGGTTGCTGATGGTCGCCGCCGCGATCCTGCCCTTTCTCGGTGCGGACGAAAGCGGGACGGTGCAAGGCGTGACGATCCCGCTCGCGCCGCCTTCCGCCGATGCGCACGGCGCGCTGCCGCCGGTCACACGGGCGCGCGGCGAGGATCCGCCGCTTGTGGTGATCGATCCCGGCCATGGCGGGCGCGACGGCGGCGCTTCCTCCCCCTACAGCTCGATGCCGGAGAAGGACGTGACGCTGGCGCTGGCCCGCGCGATTCGCAACGCGCTGGCACGCACTGCCCGCGTCCGCGTCGCTTTGACCCGCGACGACGATACCTATCTCGTGCTGGAGGAACGCTACGAGATCGCCCGGCGGCTTGGGGCGGACCTCTTCATCTCGATCCATGCCGATGCCGCACCGTCCAATGACCAGGCGCATGGCGCGACCATCTACACCCTGTCCGAAGTCGCCTCGGACCGGGAGGCCGCCTTGCTCGCCCGGCGCGAAAATGCGGCGGGCCTGCTGCCGGCACAGATGAACCCCGACCCGAACGTGAACCTGATCCTGATCGACCTCGCCCAGCGCGAGAGCATGGACCGGTCGGCCGAGTTCGCGCGCCTGCTCTATCGCGAGGCGGGCACGACCTTCCCGTTCCGCCCCAACTGGCACCGCTTCGCCGCCTTCGTCGTGCTGAAGGCGCCCGACATTCCCTCGATCCTGTTCGAATCGGGCTATCTCACCAACGAGCGCGACGCCGCCTATCTCCAGTCCGAGCAGGGGCGCGGCCAGATCGCCGACGGCATGCGCCGCGCGATCGAGGCGCATTTCGCCCGGAGGTTTCTGGGTGCGGCGGGCTGA
- a CDS encoding PBP1A family penicillin-binding protein: MSADQASERIVLNRGSGRFDALRAAVRAAWRKRWVKAAAILAALPILAYFILWLLFARGLPSPESLLVYEPDLPSYVRDVNGEPVQTFARERRVQLAYSEFPPQLINAFLAAEDRTFFSHGGLDYPGVVGAIWDYISKSGTGERARGGSTITQQVAKIFFVGDEYSVTRKIREAFLARRIEATLTKQQILELYLNQIFLGRNAYGVQAAARAYFGKDVGDLTVAESAMLAALPRSPSNYDPVRRPERALGRRNWVLSEMLRNNFITRAEHDAARAQPIATVRGVQDNVRNVGGYFMEEVRRDLINRFGENAEAGANSVYAGGLWVRTSYDPAMQQAAETALRDGLMRYERGRGWRDPGLSVDMSRDWRSQLAVAPFGAGYDNWRIAVVISKEGGSATIGFTDGSTGTMPASLASMPRRGSGEPAFAALRPGAIIAVEQEAGGWALRSIPEISGAIVVEEVGTGRIRAMQGGFDSRLSDFNRATQAQRQPGSSFKPVVYAAALDGGMTPATMIVDGPFCVNQGRPGQYCFRNFSGGYAGPQTMRWGLEQSRNLMTVHAANQVGMDRVIRMARQLGVGDYSRTPYLPISLGAGDTTAMALTNAYAIMANQGRAVEPTLIDYVQDRRGRVIWRADTRPCEGCNAPDWDGRPMPRPPLRTRQVMDPMTAYQVVHMLEGVVQRGTATILRDLNRPLFGKTGTTTGPTNVWFVGGSQQIVAGVYMGFDRPRSMGGYAQGGTLAAPIFRQFAREAFEGMPVLPFRAPQGIRMVPIDRRTGRRAFGLWPGTDPRAAVIWEAFKPESEPRRTATREEITAPTETRRASNGGERRDSDFLQSQGGIY, encoded by the coding sequence ATGAGTGCCGATCAAGCCAGCGAGCGTATCGTCCTGAACCGCGGATCCGGGCGCTTCGACGCGCTTCGCGCTGCCGTCCGCGCCGCCTGGCGCAAGCGCTGGGTGAAGGCGGCGGCGATTCTCGCCGCCCTGCCGATCCTTGCCTATTTCATCCTGTGGCTGCTGTTCGCGCGCGGCCTGCCCTCGCCCGAATCGCTGCTCGTCTACGAGCCGGACCTGCCATCCTACGTCCGTGACGTGAACGGCGAGCCGGTGCAGACTTTCGCGCGCGAGCGGCGCGTCCAGCTCGCCTACAGCGAGTTCCCGCCGCAGCTCATCAACGCTTTCCTCGCCGCCGAAGACCGCACCTTCTTCAGCCATGGCGGGCTCGATTATCCCGGCGTGGTCGGCGCGATCTGGGACTATATCAGCAAGAGCGGCACCGGCGAACGGGCGCGCGGCGGATCGACCATCACCCAGCAGGTCGCCAAGATCTTCTTCGTCGGCGACGAATATTCGGTGACGCGCAAGATCCGCGAGGCCTTCCTCGCCCGGCGGATCGAGGCGACGCTGACCAAGCAGCAGATTCTGGAGCTCTATCTCAACCAGATCTTCCTGGGCCGGAACGCCTATGGCGTGCAGGCCGCGGCGCGCGCCTATTTCGGCAAGGACGTGGGCGATCTCACCGTCGCCGAATCCGCGATGCTTGCCGCCTTGCCGCGCAGCCCCAGCAATTACGATCCGGTGCGCCGGCCGGAACGCGCGTTGGGCCGGCGCAACTGGGTGCTGAGCGAGATGCTCCGCAACAATTTCATCACCCGCGCCGAGCATGACGCGGCGCGCGCCCAGCCGATCGCGACGGTGCGGGGCGTGCAGGACAATGTCCGCAATGTCGGCGGCTATTTCATGGAGGAGGTCCGCCGCGACCTCATCAACCGCTTCGGCGAGAATGCGGAAGCCGGGGCGAACAGCGTCTATGCCGGCGGCCTGTGGGTGCGCACCTCCTACGATCCCGCGATGCAGCAGGCGGCCGAGACCGCGCTGCGCGACGGGCTGATGCGCTACGAGCGCGGGCGCGGCTGGCGCGATCCCGGACTCAGCGTCGACATGTCGCGCGACTGGCGCTCGCAGCTTGCCGTCGCGCCGTTCGGCGCCGGCTACGACAATTGGCGCATCGCCGTGGTGATCTCGAAGGAGGGCGGCAGCGCGACCATCGGCTTCACCGACGGCTCGACCGGGACGATGCCCGCGTCGCTGGCCTCGATGCCGCGCCGGGGCTCCGGCGAGCCGGCCTTCGCGGCCTTGCGGCCCGGCGCGATCATCGCGGTCGAGCAGGAAGCAGGCGGCTGGGCGCTGCGCTCTATCCCGGAGATTTCCGGCGCGATCGTCGTCGAGGAAGTCGGCACGGGCCGCATCCGCGCGATGCAAGGCGGCTTCGATTCCCGCCTGTCGGATTTCAACCGCGCCACCCAGGCGCAGCGCCAGCCCGGCTCCTCGTTCAAGCCGGTCGTCTATGCTGCTGCGCTGGACGGCGGCATGACGCCGGCGACGATGATCGTCGACGGTCCGTTCTGCGTGAACCAGGGCCGGCCGGGCCAATATTGCTTCCGCAATTTCTCCGGCGGCTATGCCGGGCCGCAGACGATGCGCTGGGGGCTGGAGCAATCGCGCAACCTGATGACGGTCCATGCCGCCAATCAGGTCGGCATGGACCGGGTGATCCGCATGGCCCGCCAGCTCGGCGTCGGCGATTATTCGCGCACGCCCTATCTGCCGATCTCGCTCGGCGCCGGCGACACGACCGCCATGGCGCTCACCAACGCCTATGCGATCATGGCCAATCAGGGCCGCGCCGTGGAGCCGACCCTGATCGATTATGTCCAGGACCGGCGCGGCCGGGTGATCTGGCGCGCCGACACCCGGCCCTGCGAAGGCTGCAACGCGCCCGACTGGGACGGCCGGCCGATGCCGCGTCCGCCGCTGCGTACCCGCCAGGTGATGGACCCGATGACCGCCTATCAGGTCGTCCACATGCTGGAAGGTGTCGTCCAGCGCGGCACTGCGACCATCCTGCGCGACCTCAATCGCCCGCTGTTCGGCAAGACCGGCACGACCACCGGGCCGACCAATGTCTGGTTCGTCGGCGGCTCGCAGCAGATCGTCGCCGGCGTCTATATGGGCTTCGACCGGCCGCGGTCGATGGGCGGCTATGCTCAGGGCGGCACGCTCGCCGCGCCGATCTTCCGCCAGTTCGCGAGGGAAGCATTCGAAGGCATGCCCGTCCTCCCCTTCCGCGCGCCGCAGGGCATCCGCATGGTGCCGATCGACCGGCGCACCGGCCGGCGCGCCTTCGGCCTGTGGCCGGGCACCGATCCGCGCGCGGCGGTGATCTGGGAGGCGTTCAAGCCGGAGAGCGAGCCCCGCCGCACCGCGACCCGCGAGGAGATCACCGCGCCAACCGAGACGCGGCGGGCATCCAATGGCGGCGAACGGCGCGACAGCGATTTCTTGCAAAGCCAGGGCGGCATCTACTAG
- the prfB gene encoding peptide chain release factor 2 has product MRAEAQASIDQINAALDLLRRFLDWDRALKRLGELNARVEDPTLWDDAKAAQEVMRERRRLDEAIGATRAIEKELADTAELMEMAEAEGDESLVDDAVKSLAELAERAERDKVAALLAGEADGNDTYVEVNAGAGGTESQDWAEMLQRMYTRWAERHGMKVEIIDYHAGEQAGIKSATLLIKGENAYGYAKTESGVHRLVRISPYDSNARRHTSFSSVWVYPVVDDDIDIEVNDGDLKIDTYRASGAGGQHVNTTDSAVRITHLPTGIIVACQNQRSQHKNRAEAMKQLKARLYEAELQKREAEAMAQHAAKSDIGWGHQIRSYVLQPYQLVKDLRTGMTSTAPSDVLDGDLDRFMAAALSQRVTGEKVDVEDVD; this is encoded by the coding sequence ATGCGCGCCGAAGCGCAAGCCTCGATCGATCAGATCAATGCCGCCCTCGACCTGCTCCGCCGTTTCCTCGACTGGGACCGCGCGCTGAAGCGGCTCGGCGAGCTCAACGCGCGCGTCGAGGATCCGACCCTGTGGGACGATGCCAAGGCCGCGCAGGAGGTGATGCGTGAGCGCCGCCGGCTGGACGAGGCGATCGGCGCGACCCGCGCGATCGAGAAGGAGCTGGCCGACACCGCCGAACTGATGGAGATGGCCGAGGCGGAAGGCGACGAAAGCCTGGTCGACGATGCGGTGAAATCGCTCGCCGAGCTGGCCGAGCGCGCCGAGCGCGACAAGGTCGCCGCCCTGCTGGCCGGCGAGGCGGACGGCAACGACACCTATGTCGAGGTCAATGCCGGCGCCGGCGGCACCGAGAGCCAGGACTGGGCGGAGATGCTGCAGCGCATGTACACGCGCTGGGCCGAGCGGCACGGCATGAAGGTCGAGATCATCGATTATCATGCCGGCGAGCAGGCGGGGATCAAGTCCGCCACCCTGCTCATCAAGGGCGAGAACGCCTATGGCTATGCCAAGACCGAAAGCGGCGTGCACCGGCTCGTCCGCATCAGCCCCTACGATTCCAACGCGCGCCGCCACACCAGCTTTTCGAGCGTGTGGGTCTATCCGGTGGTCGACGACGACATCGACATCGAGGTGAATGACGGCGATCTCAAGATCGACACCTATCGCGCGTCCGGCGCGGGCGGGCAGCACGTCAACACCACCGACAGCGCGGTGCGGATCACGCACCTGCCCACCGGCATCATCGTCGCCTGCCAGAACCAGCGCAGCCAGCACAAGAACCGCGCCGAGGCGATGAAGCAGCTGAAGGCGCGCCTCTACGAGGCCGAATTGCAGAAGCGCGAGGCCGAGGCGATGGCCCAGCATGCCGCCAAGAGCGACATCGGCTGGGGCCATCAGATCCGCTCCTACGTCCTCCAGCCCTATCAGCTCGTGAAGGACCTGCGCACCGGCATGACCTCCACCGCCCCGTCCGACGTGCTCGACGGCGATCTCGACCGGTTCATGGCCGCGGCCCTGTCGCAGCGCGTGACCGGCGAGAAGGTGGACGTGGAGGACGTGGACTGA
- a CDS encoding methyltransferase domain-containing protein, which translates to MRAAVAALLALALLGGCREQEAQNAAFPAPQRPVAPITSSEYRDEDARDSVGEFETVMRLAEIGEGMSVADIGAGQGYYTVRLSPIVGPQGRVLAEDIVPETIRALAQRVQNERLDNVAIKLGEANDPQLPDRSFDRILMIHMYHEIASPSEFLWHLRDDLTQGGKIIVVDADRTTDRHGTPPRLLVCEFSALGYELRRFERLSDSESYFASFEPRGPRPEPGTIRPCAL; encoded by the coding sequence ATGCGCGCGGCGGTCGCTGCCCTGCTCGCGCTGGCGCTGCTCGGCGGCTGCCGCGAGCAGGAGGCGCAGAACGCCGCCTTCCCCGCGCCGCAGCGCCCGGTCGCGCCGATCACCTCGTCCGAATATCGCGACGAGGACGCCCGCGACAGCGTCGGCGAGTTCGAGACGGTGATGCGCCTTGCCGAGATCGGCGAGGGTATGTCGGTCGCCGATATCGGCGCCGGCCAGGGCTATTACACCGTCCGCCTGTCGCCGATCGTCGGTCCGCAGGGCCGGGTGCTGGCCGAGGACATCGTGCCGGAGACGATCCGCGCGCTCGCCCAGCGCGTGCAGAACGAGCGGCTCGACAATGTCGCGATCAAGCTGGGCGAGGCCAACGATCCGCAGCTTCCCGACCGGTCGTTCGATCGGATCCTGATGATCCACATGTATCACGAGATCGCCAGCCCCAGCGAGTTCCTTTGGCACCTGCGTGACGATCTCACACAGGGCGGCAAGATCATCGTCGTCGATGCCGACCGGACGACCGACCGTCACGGCACCCCGCCGCGCCTGCTGGTCTGCGAGTTCAGCGCGCTCGGCTACGAGCTGCGCCGCTTCGAGCGGCTGAGCGACAGCGAATCCTATTTCGCCTCGTTCGAACCGCGCGGCCCGCGCCCCGAGCCGGGTACGATCCGTCCCTGCGCGCTCTGA
- a CDS encoding DNA repair protein, whose protein sequence is MIVDTARAAADLLRPLFADARGEKLAVAHLDAGRRLLALDEEVARGADSMALPVRDIIAAALARDAAGLVIAHNHPSGDPSPSPADIAATRRLAEAGERLDIRLHDHLIFAAGDCRSFRALGLL, encoded by the coding sequence ATGATCGTGGACACCGCCCGCGCCGCCGCCGATCTGCTGCGCCCGCTTTTCGCCGACGCGCGGGGCGAGAAGCTGGCGGTGGCGCATCTCGATGCCGGGCGGCGCCTGCTGGCGCTGGACGAGGAGGTGGCGCGCGGCGCGGATTCGATGGCGCTGCCGGTGCGCGACATCATCGCCGCCGCTTTGGCGCGGGACGCGGCGGGGCTGGTGATCGCGCACAATCACCCGAGCGGCGATCCCAGCCCCAGCCCGGCCGACATCGCGGCCACCCGCCGGCTGGCCGAGGCGGGGGAGCGGCTCGACATCCGCCTGCACGATCACCTCATCTTCGCCGCCGGCGACTGCCGCAGCTTCCGCGCTTTGGGGTTGCTCTAG
- a CDS encoding thymidylate synthase: MRAYLDLLSLILDEGVEQQDRTGTGTRSVFGHQMRFDLSKGFPLLTTKKLHLRSIIVELLWFLRGDTNVRWLQDRRVSIWDEWADESGELGPVYGKQWRHWETADGREIDQIAGLIDLIKRDPASRRQIVTAWNPGDLHRMALAPCHCLFQTQVAGGKLHLQLYQRSADVFLGVPFNIASYALLTHMLAQQCSLEPGTFVWTGGDCHLYANHLDQAREQLARDPRPLPRLHILRQPDAIDAYEYEDFEIVDYDPHPHIKAEVAV; the protein is encoded by the coding sequence ATGCGCGCCTATCTCGATCTCCTGAGCCTGATCCTCGACGAAGGCGTCGAACAGCAGGACCGCACCGGCACGGGCACCCGTTCGGTGTTCGGCCACCAGATGCGCTTCGATCTGTCGAAGGGCTTCCCGCTGCTCACCACCAAGAAACTGCACCTGCGCTCGATCATCGTCGAATTGCTCTGGTTCCTGCGCGGCGACACCAATGTGCGCTGGCTGCAGGACCGCCGTGTGAGCATCTGGGACGAATGGGCGGACGAAAGCGGCGAGCTCGGACCCGTTTACGGCAAGCAATGGCGGCATTGGGAAACGGCCGACGGGCGCGAGATCGACCAGATCGCGGGCCTGATCGACCTCATCAAGCGCGATCCCGCCTCGCGCCGCCAGATCGTCACTGCCTGGAATCCCGGCGATCTGCACCGGATGGCGCTGGCCCCCTGCCACTGCCTGTTCCAGACTCAGGTGGCCGGCGGCAAGCTCCACCTCCAGCTCTACCAGCGCAGCGCCGACGTCTTCCTCGGCGTCCCCTTCAACATCGCCAGCTATGCGCTGCTGACCCACATGCTCGCCCAGCAATGCTCCCTGGAGCCCGGCACCTTCGTGTGGACCGGCGGCGATTGCCACCTCTACGCCAACCATCTCGACCAGGCCCGCGAGCAGCTCGCCCGCGACCCGCGCCCGCTCCCCCGCCTCCACATCCTGCGCCAGCCGGACGCGATCGACGCCTACGAATATGAGGATTTCGAGATCGTGGATTACGATCCTCATCCACATATCAAGGCGGAGGTGGCGGTTTGA
- a CDS encoding dihydrofolate reductase, translating into MTRPQITLVVARADNGVIGRDGGLPWHLPADLRRFKRLTMGNPMIMGRRTFESLPGLLPGRRHIVLTRAADWRPTGAEIARTPEEALALAGGGKVSVIGGAEIFALFAPRADAVELTEVHGEIAGDTILPPFDPAIWHEVSREDHPAQGDVPAHSFVRLERTR; encoded by the coding sequence TTGACCCGACCGCAGATCACCCTCGTCGTCGCCCGCGCCGACAATGGGGTGATCGGGCGGGACGGCGGCCTACCCTGGCATCTGCCGGCGGACCTCAGGCGCTTCAAGCGGCTCACCATGGGCAATCCGATGATCATGGGCCGCCGCACCTTCGAAAGCCTGCCCGGCCTGCTTCCCGGCCGCCGCCATATCGTGCTGACCCGGGCCGCGGACTGGCGGCCGACAGGCGCCGAGATCGCACGCACGCCGGAGGAGGCACTTGCCCTGGCCGGCGGCGGCAAGGTTTCGGTCATCGGCGGGGCCGAAATCTTCGCCCTGTTCGCGCCGCGCGCCGATGCGGTGGAGCTGACCGAAGTGCATGGCGAGATCGCCGGCGACACGATCCTCCCGCCCTTCGATCCCGCAATCTGGCATGAAGTATCGCGCGAGGATCACCCGGCGCAAGGCGATGTCCCGGCGCACAGCTTCGTCCGGCTCGAACGCACGCGCTAG
- a CDS encoding bifunctional riboflavin kinase/FAD synthetase, which produces MERLDGGSAVPAPLRGGIVALGNFDGFHTGHQAVVGRAVARARAEGRPALVATFDPHPARFFKPDLPPFRLTTLDQRERLFAEAGADAMLVFRFDADLASVTAADFVADHLASRIGAAGVVTGEDFTFGKGRGGDVDVLKLLGQAQRLSVDAVAPVSDEDAPVSSSRIRDALAAGDCATATRLLTRPFAIEGVVEHGDKRGRELGFPTANVGLGNYLRPRFGIYAVRGRLPEGRTVDGVANLGIRPMFESAKELLEPWFFDFDGDLYGATIEVELIAHLRDEAAFDGLDALKAQIRRDAAAAKAALAAAPPLA; this is translated from the coding sequence ATGGAGCGCCTTGACGGGGGCTCGGCGGTCCCGGCCCCTTTGCGCGGCGGCATCGTCGCGCTCGGCAATTTCGACGGGTTTCACACGGGCCACCAAGCGGTGGTGGGCCGCGCCGTCGCGCGCGCCCGGGCCGAAGGGCGCCCGGCCTTGGTCGCGACCTTCGATCCGCATCCGGCGCGCTTCTTCAAGCCCGACCTGCCGCCTTTCCGCCTCACCACGCTCGACCAGCGCGAGCGGCTGTTCGCCGAAGCCGGGGCGGACGCGATGCTGGTCTTCCGGTTCGACGCCGATCTCGCGTCCGTCACCGCCGCCGATTTCGTCGCCGATCATCTCGCCAGCCGGATCGGCGCGGCGGGCGTCGTCACCGGCGAGGATTTCACCTTCGGCAAGGGCCGGGGCGGCGATGTCGATGTGCTGAAGCTGCTCGGCCAGGCGCAGCGCCTGTCGGTCGACGCGGTGGCACCGGTCTCTGACGAGGACGCGCCCGTCTCCTCCAGCCGCATCCGCGATGCGTTGGCGGCGGGCGATTGCGCCACCGCGACGCGCCTGCTCACCCGCCCGTTCGCGATCGAAGGCGTTGTGGAGCATGGCGACAAGCGCGGACGGGAGCTGGGTTTTCCGACCGCCAATGTCGGTCTCGGCAATTATCTGCGCCCGCGCTTCGGAATCTATGCGGTGCGCGGGCGGCTGCCGGAGGGACGGACAGTGGACGGCGTCGCCAATCTCGGCATCCGGCCGATGTTCGAGTCCGCAAAGGAACTGCTCGAGCCCTGGTTCTTCGATTTCGACGGCGATCTTTACGGCGCGACCATCGAGGTCGAGCTGATCGCCCATCTGCGCGACGAAGCCGCCTTCGACGGGCTCGACGCGCTGAAGGCCCAGATCCGCCGCGATGCGGCGGCGGCGAAGGCCGCGCTTGCCGCCGCCCCGCCCCTCGCCTAA